AGTAACGAGGTTCTCTGTCGAGGCCTGCAAATAGATTACCAGATCGGGCTGTGGCAGTGTCCGTCCGAGCATCTCTGCAATCTTATCATAGAGAAACATCTCTTTCTCGTCGAGATTGATCTGGGCGAAGAGGCGATCTTTATCGAATGTGTAGTCGGTGACGATCCTCTGCATGAAAAGGTCGTGCGAGACGAGTTTTGTCTGTTGCTGATATCGTGAAACCAGGAAGAAGAGCTGCGTCTGTAGTGCGAATTTCGACCGGTTCTTGTAGAAATCTGCAAGAAACGGATTCTCCTCCGATTTCTCCAGGATGATGTGTGCTGTAAGGTGCTCGGCAAGAGTTCTTGCGAAGCTGGTCTTGCCGACTCCGATAGGCCCTTCGACTGCAATGTACCTGTGCTCAGTCACCAGTCACCTCGCTTAACTCAATCTTCTCCTCGACTCTGATCACTCGCTTCTCCCCCTCGATCTTCGTAAGGGCATCATGAACGCTGATGCCGCGTGACGGGATGCTCAAATCTGGTGCAATATCATACAGGGGCCTCAGAACAAACTCTCTGCTGAGCATTCGCGGATGGGGGATAGTCAGCCTGTATTCTTCGACGGCTTTCTTACCGTAGAGCAGGATGTCAATATCCATCTCCCGGGGGCCTTTGTGAACCGACTCACGACGGCCGAGATTCTTCTCAATCTCTTTGACTACTTCCAACAGTCTGTTGGGAAACAGCGACGTATTGATCTCGACAACCATGTTGTAGAAGTCTTCCTGGGCCTCATAGCCGACCGGCTCTGTCTGATAGACAGGGGAAATCCTGATGATGTCAATGCCATCGGTCGAATGGAGCATGTCTATGGCATCCCGCATATGAGCCATTCGATCCCCGATGTTCGAACCGAGACCAAGATACGCTGTCGTGCTTTTCATGGCGAACAATT
This genomic interval from Candidatus Zixiibacteriota bacterium contains the following:
- a CDS encoding deoxynucleoside kinase, whose protein sequence is MTEHRYIAVEGPIGVGKTSFARTLAEHLTAHIILEKSEENPFLADFYKNRSKFALQTQLFFLVSRYQQQTKLVSHDLFMQRIVTDYTFDKDRLFAQINLDEKEMFLYDKIAEMLGRTLPQPDLVIYLQASTENLVTRIRKRAVSYERNIDIGYLHDLNEAYNSYFFNYDKGPLLVVKTDEIDFVENKEDLADLLTQISKPIKGTHYYVPPGRSFL
- the folK gene encoding 2-amino-4-hydroxy-6-hydroxymethyldihydropteridine diphosphokinase gives rise to the protein MKSTTAYLGLGSNIGDRMAHMRDAIDMLHSTDGIDIIRISPVYQTEPVGYEAQEDFYNMVVEINTSLFPNRLLEVVKEIEKNLGRRESVHKGPREMDIDILLYGKKAVEEYRLTIPHPRMLSREFVLRPLYDIAPDLSIPSRGISVHDALTKIEGEKRVIRVEEKIELSEVTGD